TTTTGTGATAGTTACGCCCACAAAAATACACCTATATATTATTACACACttgtttaatataataatacatgCACATAACATAAAGTCATTTTGGTTTAGGTTTCTCTAGAACTAGTCTCACACAATTCTAAGTACATTTTACAAAGACAAAGATTCCCATTGTGGGGTTTGTTTTAAAGACTTGCCAAAAAGAAACGTGATTCCCTTCAATCCTCTTATGCCCACATTGATGGAACaacttgttttgtgatttatttttgtaaatatttaatgcCAACTAGACCGTAATTTAAATCCGTATTCTACTTTTACTCCCACTCTGGGCCTACCCAACCATCCCCCATACAATCCCTCTAGTCACCCTATTTATATGCCCTACAATCCCATCACTCCATGTATCCCATCCCCAAGAGCTTTGCTATACCCTAGGACTATAGTCTTCTCCTCCGATCCATCcattactttcaaattttcttcttaGATCAAACAAAACAATGTCCGGCGTTTGGGTTTTCAAGAATGGTGTGGTTCGCTTGGTTGAGAATCCAGCAGCTGAGTCATTAGACGGAAGCCGACAGAGTTCGAACACTCGCCGCAAAGTGCTTGTGCACACTCCTTCTAATGAAGTGATCACTTCTTATGCGGTTCTCGAACATAAGCTATGGTCTCTTGGGTGGGAACGGTATTACGAGGACCCCAGTCTTCTTCAATTCCATAAGCGATCAACTGTCCATTTGATCTCTCTCCCAAAAGATTTTAATAAGTTCAAGTCGATTCACATGTATGACATCGTTGTTAAAAACCGCAACGTGTTTGAAGTTAGGGATGTGTAGTTGTATAGTTTAGAGGAGCTAATTTGGACGTCTTGGtgatttctttcttcttcttcttctttttttttttttttgtatgtgaTGAtggatttattttatgattttgagaTATGGGTATTTGTTTGTAAAATGGCTTTTATACATACGTGTGGAGGGGGGGGGGTTGAAGGGAGAAAAGCTTGTGGGGATTAGGGTTTAAGGAAGATTGTTTGGTTGGTGACTGAATTGCTTTTGTCATCCTTTCTGTAAATTAGTATTGTGATCACGAATGAAAATGGATGTTCCCTTGTGTGCTATGTTTACGGTCAATGTATCttgttaaagttttcaatttgatatttaatacaTGGTAAGcctgaaattaaataatgaaagcTTGTTAATAAAAAGGAGACTCTATTTTCTTGGTAGAAATCAGGTGACCAATCCTCTTAATTTAGGTGTTTTTTAAAGAGGTAAAATCTCTATTCTCATGATTATAAGATGAGATGAACAACTATCAAATCACATCTCTTGATTAGGAAAAGGTTGGATTTGAAGATCAAATTATGAATGATACGGAGTCGGAGATGGAACCTTGCGTTAGCGGCTATCATGCAAGATTGGCTTTGAAACCAA
This genomic window from Gossypium raimondii isolate GPD5lz chromosome 10, ASM2569854v1, whole genome shotgun sequence contains:
- the LOC105778487 gene encoding flowering-promoting factor 1-like protein 3 gives rise to the protein MSGVWVFKNGVVRLVENPAAESLDGSRQSSNTRRKVLVHTPSNEVITSYAVLEHKLWSLGWERYYEDPSLLQFHKRSTVHLISLPKDFNKFKSIHMYDIVVKNRNVFEVRDV